A segment of the Brevibacterium zhoupengii genome:
TCAATCACAGAGAAGACTCACGCTTTCGTCGCTGATTGCCCATGAAAATGCTCGATCCGGCGAACTGCCGGATCCCGCCGAATGTTCGTTTCCACTTTTTGCCTCCCTGATAGGAGAAGCATGTCCGCAGTCCTCGAATGGCTCAACGGAATCATCTGGTCCTCTGCCCTCGTCTACCTGTGCCTCGGTGCCGGTGTCTACTTCACCATCCGCTCTCGCGCAGTCCAGATCCGACAGATCAAAGCGATCTTCATCCAGATGTTCCGCGGCAAGAGCTCCGATGAAGGCGTCTCCTCGTTCCAGGCTCTGGCGATGTCGCTGGCCGGCCGAGTCGGAGTCGGCAACATCGCCGGCGTCGCCACCGCCATCGGCTTCGGCGGACCAGGTGCCGTCGTGTGGATGTGGATCTCCGCGCTCCTCGGCGCCTCGACCTCCTATGTCGAATCAACTCTCGGCCAAGTGTTCAAGGAGCAGGACCCCAAGACCGGCGAATACCGCGGTGGGCCGGCCTATTACATTGAGAAGGCCTACCGCCACACCAAGGCCAAGGGCCTGTTCAAGGTCTACGGCATGGTCTTCGCTGCGGTCACCGTCATGGCGATGAGCTTCATGCTCCCGGGCATCCAGTCCAATGCCATCTCCGGCGCCGTTGAGAATGCCTGGGGAACTCCGACCTGGATCACTGCGATCATCCTCGCCGTCATCATGGGCTTCATCGTCATCGGCGGCGTCAAGCGCATCGCGCACTTCGCTTCGCTGGCTGTGCCCTTCATGGCCGTCATCTACATCATTGCCGCGATCGCAGTGACCCTGATCAACGCCGACCAGATCATCCCGGTCTTCCAGCTCGTCTTCACCTCGGCCTTCGGCATCGACGCCGGACCAGAGGCCGCCTTCGGCGGAATCATCGGCATGGCCGTCCAGTGGGGTGTCCAGCGCGGAATCTACTCGAACGAAGCAGGTCAGGGCACCGGGCCTCACGCCGCTGCCGCCGCCGAGGTCTCGCACCCGTCCAAGCAGGGTCTCGTCCAGGCCGGGTCGGTCTACATCGACACCCTGTTCGTGTGCTCGGCAACTGCGTTCATGATCCTTTCCACAGGCATGTACAAGGTGTTCGGCGAAGACGGCACAACCATCATCGGCACGGGTCGTGGTCAGATGGTCGAAGAGATCGCCGCGACTCCGGGCGAGAAGTGGCCGCAGGCCGGTCTCGACACGATGATCTCCGGCTTCGGTGCCGGCTTCATCGCGATCTCGATCTTCCTCTTCGCCCTGACGACCATCGTCGCCTACTACTACATGGCCGAGACCAACCTGGTCTACCTGCTGGGTCGGATCAAGAACCCCCTGGTGCTGGCCATCGGCAAGCGCGTTCTGCAGGTGCTCATCCTCATCGCCGTCGCCGTCGGTGCGATGTCGACCTCCGGCAGCGCCTGGGCACTCGGCGACATCGGCGTGGGGCTCATGGCATGGCTCAACGTCATCGCGATCCTCATCCTGCAGGGTCCGGCATTCAAGCTCCTCCGGGACTTCGAACGTCAGACGAAGCAGGGGCTGGACCCGGTCTTCGATCCCAAGGCGCTCAACATCAGGAACGCCGATTTCTGGGATAAGCGCATCGCCAAGATCGCCGCAGGAGAGACAGTCGCGGAGGGCTGAGCGCCGCCGCAAGGCACAGCTGAATAGACACAATTGAATAGACGAGAGGTCCGGGACAATGGCGTCCCGGACCTCTCGTCGTACCGCGCGTCTGTTGCGGCGCTTACTTCAGGCTGGTGCCTTCACTTCAGGCTGGTGCCTGCGGAGCCGAGGTTCTGGCAGGCCTCGACGATGCGATCGGCCATGCCGGCCTCCGCTGCCTTGCCGTAGGCGCGCGGATCGTAGATCTTCTTGTTTCCGACTTCGCCGTCGATCTTGAGTACGCCGTCGTAGTTGCGGAACATGTGCTCGACGACGGGACGGGTGAAGGCGTACTGGGTGTCCGTGTCGATATTCATCTTCACAACTCCGTGACGGACCGCCTCGGCGATCTCTTCTGCGCTCGAACCCGAGCCGCCGTGGAAGACGAGGTCGAAGGGCTTGTCCTTGCCGACCTGCGCGCCGACATCGGTCTGGATCTCACCGAGCAGCTCAGGACGCAGCTTCACATTGCCCGGCTTGTAGACGCCGTGGACGTTTCCGAAGGTCAGGGCTGTGAGGTAGCGGCCCTTCTCCCCCGAGCCCAGGGCCTTGACCGTAGCCAGGCCGTCGGCGACCGTGGTGTAGAGCTTGTCGTTGATCTCGTTCTCAACGCCGTCCTCTTCACCGCCGACGACGCCGACCTCGATCTCGAGGATCGAGTGCGCCGCCGCCGAGAGCTCAAGCAGCTCCTCGGCGAGGACGAGGTTCTCACCGAGAGGAACAGCCGAACCGTCCCACATGTGCGACTGGAAGTACGGTTCGCCGCCGTTCTTCACCCGCTCGGTCGACAGCGCCAGCAGCGGCTTGACCCACTCCTCGACCTCCTTCTTCGGGGCGTGGTCGGTGTGCAGGGCGATGTTGACGTCGTAGCTCTTGGCCACTTCGGCGGCGAAGACGGAGAACGCGATGGCACCGCGCACGCGGTCCTTGATCGTCGGACCGGACATGTACTCGGCACCGCCGGTCGAGATCTGAACGATTCCATCGGATCCGGCCTCAGCAAAGCCGCGGATGGCCGCGTTGATCGTCTGGGAGGAGGTGCAGTTGATCGCGGGGTACGCGAAGCCCTCGGACTTCGCCCGGTTGATCATCTCGGCATACACGTCGGGGCTTGCAATGGGCATATGGGCTCCTTGGTCGGTGGATTCGGTGCGCTTTCGGTTGCTCCCAGACTACTCGGTCTCCGCCAGGCGACAGAAGCAGTCCCCGCCGTGCACACCAAATTCTCACTGGCCGGATTCCTTCCGTCCTCACCTGTCAGATCCGTCCCCAGTCCACTGCTGAGATCACGTGCTCGCCGAGGTGGCCTTCAGTTCACCTCGGACACCTGCAGATTCAGTACAGTGGCGTCATGGAGACGAATCCGAGGCCGGCAGCTGGGTCACGTTCGAAAATACTCAGCTGGGCCCTCTGGGACTGGGGATCGGCGTCCTTCAACGCCGTCATCATCACCTTCGTCTTCGCCCCTTACTTGACGAAGAGCGTGGCAGCCACGGAGGAGGCGGGCTCGTCGGCACTCGGCTGGTCGACGGCCGCGGCCGGGCTGATCATCGCTCTCGTGGCGCCGGCTGCAGGCACCCGGGCCGACGCCGGCGGACGACACAAACTATGGCTCGGCGTCCACACCGGGATCGTCATCCTCACGATGTTCGGCCTCTTCTTCGTCCGCGACTCCCCCGAGTATCTGTGGCTGGGTCTGCTCCTCATCGCCATGGGCAGTGTGTTCTTCGAGTTCGCCGAGGTGTCCTACAACGGCATCATGGTCCGCATCACCCAACCTGACAATGTCGGGAAGGTCTCCGGCTTCGGTTGGGGCATGGGCTACGCCGGCGGCCTCGTCCTCCTCGTCGTCCTGCTCGTGCTCGTCATCCAGCCCGAGGTCGGACTCTTCGGCGCCGGTGATGAGGAGGGACTGAGGTTCCGCGTCGTCGCCGCCCTGTCCGCGGTCTGGTTCGCGATCTTCGCTCTGCCGGTGCTGTTCACCGCACCGAGCGCCAAGGCCTCCGGCCCCGCGAAGGGGCATCCAGTCAAGGCGTTCATTGCTGATTATGCCGCGCTCGTTCGCCGCCTCGTGCGGATGTGGAAGGAAGAGCATCAGACGTTGCGCTTCTTCATCGCCTCGGCTGTCTTCCGTGACGGCCTGGCCGCGATCTTCGCCTTCGCCGGCGTCCTCGCGGCAGGCAGCTACGGCTTCTCCGCCTCGGAGATCATCATCTTGGGTGTGGCCGCCAATGTCGCTGCCGGCGCAGGTGCGATGATCGCCGGAGTCTTCGATGACCGGCTCGGACCCAAGCCCGTCATCATCGCCGGGCTCATCATCATCCTCATCGGCGGCCTGCCGATCCTCTTCAGTGACACACCCACCGTATTCTGGGTCTGTGCTCTTGTCCTCAGCTTCTGCGTCGGCCCGGTGCAGGCCTCGAGCCGATCATTCCTGGCTAGGATCACGCCGCCTGAGCGAGCCGGAGAGAACTTCGGCCTCTACGCCACGACTGGCCGGGCCGTGAGCTTCCTGGGTCCGGCCATGTTCGCGGTCTCGATCTCGATCTTCGGCTTCCAGCGGGCCGGCACCCTGGGCATCCTCATCGTGCTGTTCATCGGCCTGCTCCTCATCATCCCGGTCGGGCCAGATGCCCCAAGGAAGGCGATGCAGTCTCAAGCCGAGGGCTGAGCCGACGAGCAGCCGAGGTATGGGACTCCCCCTCCCGAAAGTGGCCAACGGTTGGTAAGTTCTCCTCGATCCACGAACGAACTTCGAAGAGAACTTACCAACCGTTGACGCATCGAGTGCGGTGCCAGACGCAGCCAACGGGTTTGGCTTCAGCCTTTGGCCAGCAGCTCGTCGATCTGGTTGATCGCGCCGGTCGACCCTTCGACGACACCCATCTCGAGCACGGTCTTCAGCCCGTCAAGGGACTCGAAGGTCGATTCGTAGGTGACACGGGTGCCGGCGGCCACCTCGGCGAAGGTATAGGTGTTCGTACTGCCCGGCATCGACTCGACTGCGTTGAAGTCCTCATCGGCGAAATAGTCGCGGAAGACGAGCCGTGAGGGCTCCTCGACCGAGGAGATCTCCCAGAGACCGCAGAACTTCTCGCCCTCCGGGCTGGTCATGAAGTACGTGACCCTGCCACCGGGCGTCAGGCTGTGATCGACGACCGTGGCCGGGTACGTGGGCGGACCCCAGATCTTCTCGAGCTGGCGCGGATCGGCGTAGATCTCCCAGACCCGTTGCGGCGGTGCCGCGAATTCGGCGACCAGCGTCAGAGTCAGGTTCTCTTCGTCGTGGGTGGTGTCAATGACTGGCATGACTGCTCCTCATTCGTTTCGCTGCTTGTCTCATTGCCCAGTGGCCTCCTCATCGGCCAACAGGTCATCGATGCGTGCGACTCGCGCACGCCATAGGTCCTCTAGCTCGCCCAGCAGCGATCGCACGGTGCGGATCGCCGCCATCTCGACATGCGCGATCTGCGCTCTGCCGACCCTCTGCTTCGACACGATCCCCGCTCGTTCGAGAACAGCAACGTGCTTCTGCACTCCCGCGAAGCTCATCTCATAGGATGTGGCGAGCTCGGACACCGAAAGCTCTTCGACCATGACCCGCCGCACGATGTCGCGACGCGTCCGATCGGCCAACGCCTGAAACATCGCATCCACCTGATCGTCGAGAAGTGCTTCCATACCTCAAATCATACAACCATATAGTTGTACGTTAAGAGTTTTCACTGCATTCATTGACACCACGATTGAACACGCGTTTAATATTAAACATGCGTTCAACCCATGATGAATCGAACTCGAAGCAGTCCGCCCCGAAGAGGCAGTCAGCTGCGCAGACTCGGGGAGCCACGGAGGCACCAGGAGCCGCGGAGCCGAAGCCCACACGCTCCCCGAATACTTCTCCGGAGACTGCCGACCGTATCCGCACTGCAGCGATCCGGGAGTTCTCCACGCATGGGTTCACGAAGTCGACGATCCGCAGCATCGCTTCGGCGGCAGAAGTCTCTCCGGGGCTCGTCATCCACCACTTCGGGTCGAAGGAGGGACTGCGCACCGCCTGCGACAACTACGTCTTCGACGCCATCGCCGAGGCCAAAGCCGCGAATGCCGAGTACGCCGCCCAGGCCATGCAGATGATCTTCGAAGACTCGAACATGGCCATGAACATCAACTACCTCATGAAGTCACTGCTCGATCCCAGCGAACACGGCCAACGCTATTTCGAGCACTACATCAGCCTCGTCGAGGACTACATCGCCCATGGCTTCGCCGGATACGTGTTCCGGCAGAGCGAGGATCCGCGGGGGCAGGCGGCGACGATTGCGACTCTGGCGCTGGCCCCGACGATACTCGAGCACCGGTTGCAGGAATCGCTGGGCACGAACGACACCGCAGGGACGATGACTCGCCTCGCGCCCCACCTCCTTGACCTCTACCTCAACGGCGTCCTCGAAGCCATCCCCGAGGGCGCAGACACCAACACAGCTCCCGCCGGTACAGCCCAAGACCCCACCGATCCCTCTGGAGGCGATCAACCATGACCACGATGACGAACACCCCACCGTCCACCTCGGCGAATGCCGGCGCCGACTCCACTGCGATCTCGATGCAGAATGTGGTCAAGAGCTACGGCCGGGTCCGTGCACTCGACGGACTGTCTCTCGACGTTGCCCGCGGCGAGGTCCACGGCTTCCTCGGTCCCAACGGTGCGGGGAAGTCCACGACGATTCGGATCCTGCTCGGAATCCTCAAACACGATGCGGGACGCATCAGACTCCTCGGCGAGGATCCCTGGGCGAAGGCGGTGTCATTGCACCGCAGACTCGCCTACGTTCCCGGCGACGTCGAACTGTGGCCCAGCCTGACCGGCGGGGAGGCCATCGACCTGTTCGCACGACTGCGGGGCGGGGTCGATACACGCAAACGCGATGAACTCATCGAACGCTTCGATCTCGACCCGCGCAAGAAGGGACGGACCTACTCCAAGGGCAACCGGCAGAAGGTCGCCCTGATCTCCGCGCTGGCCTCCCATGTCGACCTTCTGCTGCTCGATGAGCCGACAGCCGGCCTCGACCCGCTCATGGAGGCCGTCTTCCAGCAGTGCATCAGGGAAGCGAAGGAGGAGGGACGCACGGTTCTCCTCTCAAGCCACATCCTCGCGCAGGTGGAGGCGTTGGCCGATCGTGTGTCGATCATCAGATCCGGAACGATCGTCGAATCGGGAGCCCTTGCGGATCTGCGCCACCTCTCCCGCACGACGATCACCGCCGGGCTCGAACACGATGTTCCTGCCCTGTCCGAGATGTCCGGCGTCCATGACCTGACCCGCGAGGGAACGCAGCTGCACTTCAGCGCCGACACCGCGCAGCTTCCCGCCATCATGCGCGCCCTCGGCGAACACGATATCCGGTCACTGACCGCCACTCCCCCGACGCTCGAACAGCTGCTGCTGCGTCATTACAGTGACCCGACCGGAAGCAGTTCAGCCGAAGGCAGCTCGGCCGAAGGCAGCTCGACAGACGACGCCTCCGGCAAGGGAATCCTCACGAGGGAGGAATCATGAATCTGCTGATCCGGGCCGAGAGCACCGCCGAACGCAACGACGAACAGCTCAGCACCACTCGTCATGGGCGTCATACTGAGGACCGATCCGGATCCGAGGTGACAGGGCTGTGGACTCTCCTGCGTCTCATGGTCAGACGGGACAGGTGGCG
Coding sequences within it:
- a CDS encoding alanine/glycine:cation symporter family protein; this translates as MSAVLEWLNGIIWSSALVYLCLGAGVYFTIRSRAVQIRQIKAIFIQMFRGKSSDEGVSSFQALAMSLAGRVGVGNIAGVATAIGFGGPGAVVWMWISALLGASTSYVESTLGQVFKEQDPKTGEYRGGPAYYIEKAYRHTKAKGLFKVYGMVFAAVTVMAMSFMLPGIQSNAISGAVENAWGTPTWITAIILAVIMGFIVIGGVKRIAHFASLAVPFMAVIYIIAAIAVTLINADQIIPVFQLVFTSAFGIDAGPEAAFGGIIGMAVQWGVQRGIYSNEAGQGTGPHAAAAAEVSHPSKQGLVQAGSVYIDTLFVCSATAFMILSTGMYKVFGEDGTTIIGTGRGQMVEEIAATPGEKWPQAGLDTMISGFGAGFIAISIFLFALTTIVAYYYMAETNLVYLLGRIKNPLVLAIGKRVLQVLILIAVAVGAMSTSGSAWALGDIGVGLMAWLNVIAILILQGPAFKLLRDFERQTKQGLDPVFDPKALNIRNADFWDKRIAKIAAGETVAEG
- the fbaA gene encoding class II fructose-bisphosphate aldolase, with the protein product MPIASPDVYAEMINRAKSEGFAYPAINCTSSQTINAAIRGFAEAGSDGIVQISTGGAEYMSGPTIKDRVRGAIAFSVFAAEVAKSYDVNIALHTDHAPKKEVEEWVKPLLALSTERVKNGGEPYFQSHMWDGSAVPLGENLVLAEELLELSAAAHSILEIEVGVVGGEEDGVENEINDKLYTTVADGLATVKALGSGEKGRYLTALTFGNVHGVYKPGNVKLRPELLGEIQTDVGAQVGKDKPFDLVFHGGSGSSAEEIAEAVRHGVVKMNIDTDTQYAFTRPVVEHMFRNYDGVLKIDGEVGNKKIYDPRAYGKAAEAGMADRIVEACQNLGSAGTSLK
- a CDS encoding MFS transporter: METNPRPAAGSRSKILSWALWDWGSASFNAVIITFVFAPYLTKSVAATEEAGSSALGWSTAAAGLIIALVAPAAGTRADAGGRHKLWLGVHTGIVILTMFGLFFVRDSPEYLWLGLLLIAMGSVFFEFAEVSYNGIMVRITQPDNVGKVSGFGWGMGYAGGLVLLVVLLVLVIQPEVGLFGAGDEEGLRFRVVAALSAVWFAIFALPVLFTAPSAKASGPAKGHPVKAFIADYAALVRRLVRMWKEEHQTLRFFIASAVFRDGLAAIFAFAGVLAAGSYGFSASEIIILGVAANVAAGAGAMIAGVFDDRLGPKPVIIAGLIIILIGGLPILFSDTPTVFWVCALVLSFCVGPVQASSRSFLARITPPERAGENFGLYATTGRAVSFLGPAMFAVSISIFGFQRAGTLGILIVLFIGLLLIIPVGPDAPRKAMQSQAEG
- a CDS encoding SRPBCC family protein, translated to MPVIDTTHDEENLTLTLVAEFAAPPQRVWEIYADPRQLEKIWGPPTYPATVVDHSLTPGGRVTYFMTSPEGEKFCGLWEISSVEEPSRLVFRDYFADEDFNAVESMPGSTNTYTFAEVAAGTRVTYESTFESLDGLKTVLEMGVVEGSTGAINQIDELLAKG
- a CDS encoding ArsR/SmtB family transcription factor; translated protein: MEALLDDQVDAMFQALADRTRRDIVRRVMVEELSVSELATSYEMSFAGVQKHVAVLERAGIVSKQRVGRAQIAHVEMAAIRTVRSLLGELEDLWRARVARIDDLLADEEATGQ
- a CDS encoding TetR family transcriptional regulator — encoded protein: MRSTHDESNSKQSAPKRQSAAQTRGATEAPGAAEPKPTRSPNTSPETADRIRTAAIREFSTHGFTKSTIRSIASAAEVSPGLVIHHFGSKEGLRTACDNYVFDAIAEAKAANAEYAAQAMQMIFEDSNMAMNINYLMKSLLDPSEHGQRYFEHYISLVEDYIAHGFAGYVFRQSEDPRGQAATIATLALAPTILEHRLQESLGTNDTAGTMTRLAPHLLDLYLNGVLEAIPEGADTNTAPAGTAQDPTDPSGGDQP
- a CDS encoding ABC transporter ATP-binding protein, which encodes MTTMTNTPPSTSANAGADSTAISMQNVVKSYGRVRALDGLSLDVARGEVHGFLGPNGAGKSTTIRILLGILKHDAGRIRLLGEDPWAKAVSLHRRLAYVPGDVELWPSLTGGEAIDLFARLRGGVDTRKRDELIERFDLDPRKKGRTYSKGNRQKVALISALASHVDLLLLDEPTAGLDPLMEAVFQQCIREAKEEGRTVLLSSHILAQVEALADRVSIIRSGTIVESGALADLRHLSRTTITAGLEHDVPALSEMSGVHDLTREGTQLHFSADTAQLPAIMRALGEHDIRSLTATPPTLEQLLLRHYSDPTGSSSAEGSSAEGSSTDDASGKGILTREES